The Bombyx mori chromosome 16, ASM3026992v2 region TCTGATGACAATTTCTGAATTGATAATGTCTGAAATTAAAGCCCTACCTTGAGGGGTCTTCGCAGATATAGGTATGTCAGAAGAGGTCACGGGGTTCTTAATAACAGGAGTCTTTAGTATGGCTGCATATGATGTTTGCTTGCCGATGATCTTATTTTTTACTTCAGCAACCTTGGCTGCCTTtactgagcaagagtaagaaacTGCAGAATGTGGCCCACTGCAGTTGGAGCACTTGAAGATGTTGGGAGTGCTGCACTCCTTATAAAAATGATTGCCTGAACAAATAGAGCAAACTTGAGTGGCTTTACAGGCACCACTTCCATGTCCGAATTTGTAGCATTTGAAGCACTGTAACACAGGTCTAATATAATCCGAAACAGGCATCCAAATATGCTCGTATGTGACGTGATCAGGATGGCTAGACGCCAAAAATGTAACCAGCACAGTTTGCAGTGGCTTGTCACTTCCATTCTcttgttttttgaaaaatctttttaCTCCGAGTATTGTGCATGaagcttttaaatttactaaaagagATTCTTCGTTCAATTCCACAGGAGCTCGAATAATTCCTTGACTCTCAATGCTATCGTAAGGTATTTTTGCTGTCCAATTGTTTAACTCCATAAaacttacatttaataaaaaagcgtTGGCATCTCGAGCACAGCCAAAGTAAATTTTAGCAAAAAAGTTCCCAGCAGCTTTGACATACTGGACcccttgaatattttttaatgctttgttGATTCTTAACAGGTCCATTGGGACTCTGTTATTTGGTTGTGAGATGCTTGATTGAAGAAGCACTgggtattctttttttgtaaggTCTTCGTAAAGAGCATGGTGGTCTTTAAAAAGACCGcgcttatttttaatgaaagtcatttttattttgcggcTTTCGTCGTATTCAGATGACTTCATTCTTCTTTTTCCCATTATTATGGGAGCGGACACAGGGGCGGAGCTGAAGCCCTCACCCCCGTCGTCATCGTCCATTATTACGGAACAcacttatgaaatataattttaaactcaaACACAGTGAAAAATTAGGAAACAATGTCGTAAAAAAGggctaaaaccaaataaattaaaattaacttgaaaaaagcGCCTATTTAGTTTGACGTTCCCGCCCTTTTTTTGTAGAGACTTATTACACACTTTTGTTTACTTAATTTGAAGTCATAGATTAAACACTACTAAAAACCGAaatcacaatattttttatttctccaTTTTGTAAGCAAGCAAAGGGAACGAAACATAATAtgcactactttttttttttgattgaacaTTTTATTTCGTTTGAACATTTGaacaaattaataatcaatAAGACAGGCAAAGTATAACATCTCTAAACAATATTACTTAATTTTGATGATTGTTATGTCGGTAATCGTAGGAGAACCCCTTTTCTCATTATAGTATCAACGTTATCTAAGCATCCAATCCATTGTAAattattcatttgttttaaaaatcttAACTACAATCCGGAGACCATATAAAACCGTGTTGTTCTAATTTTCAATCTTTTAAAAGTTTCTGTGTCACTATCATATTAAGTGCTGTACCGGCTTGTGGTACATAAGGGAGTTTCTCGTGGTAAATAAAACTCCAGCTCTTGATATTATTGTGATATATTTTAATGGAGATGTACAGCGAGCTTGAAGAGCGGGTAGTGAATGATTGTGAAATACATGAACTTATTAAGCTGTGATACTTAGCGCCTTAGAAGGCTAGCATCTTTGGTATTGCTCTAAAATAATTGAAGGCACTGGCCTGAACATCTTCCGGCCCCGGGAGTGAACATGAAATGCTctttaatttaacaaagtacaacaaaacaaatgaactaaatttgaaaaaaaatcaatgacttaagtaaataaatagagTAAATAATCTAAGCTCAAGCTAGATAATAGTACATACTTCAgcaaagataaatattaaaattaaatacaagttacaactaaatacaaaaaaggttTCTTCAAGCCTTCTTCTTCAGCCAGATTCATCAGCCATGAAAAGGGGACAAAGCCTCGTAAACGGTCTCCGTACACAGCCCTTGGTGGTGGTAATATCGGCAACTCTTGAAACTCCATCAGGTCCAGGGAAAAGGCGAGCAACTCGTCCAAGACGCCAACATAGGGGTGGAGCATTATCTTCTTGTAAAAGAACCAGATCGCCGATCTTCAGTCTGCCAGAGTTAGTCCGCCATTTTGTCCTCTGTTGGAGTTCAGCAATGTATTCCCGTTGCCATCTTTTCCAAAAATGCTGGCGGAGTCGCTCAATCCTTGCATATCGTTGAAAAGATGTTTCTGGTCGGTCTTCCAAAGCAGGAGAAGGCATTGCGTTCAGCGGTCTCCCGATGAGAAAGTGCCCTGGGGTAAGGGAAAGTAGGTCTTTAGGACAGGCAGGAAGAGGGCATAAGGGACGACTGTTTAGTACAGCCTCCACTTGCGCAAACAAGGTTGACAATTCTTCAAATGTTAAATGACTATTTCCCACGACGCGGCGCAAATGGTGCTTAGCGGACTTTACGCCAGCTTCCCATATACCACCGAAGTGAGGAGCGTAAGCAGgtgagaaattaaatttaatgcctTCCTGGCTAGCAAAATCAGACAGAGGTACTGCAGcggatttaataaaatcaccTATTTCTTTCGCAGCAGCAACAAAATTGCGACCATTGTCGCAGAATATTTCCGCTGGCTTTCCTCGTCGAGCTATAAATCGGCGAAGTGTcataataaaagcatttttacTTAAATCGCTTACGGCCTCTAAGTGGATACATTTGTAACGCAAACACACAAATAAGCAGAGATAGCACTTAATTAGACGGCTACCTCGACCTTTACGATTGAGTATATAAAAGGGTCCTGCCATGTCTATACCTACAGACATAAATGGATACTGAGGTGTGATGCGCTGCTGGGGCAAATCGCCCATCTTCGGCAATAGTGTATTACCACGTAAACGCACACAACGCACACATTTGTTTACAGTGCGCCGCGCTAAGTACCTACCATTGactcaatggcggatccagggggggggtcatgggggtcatgaccaccccctgagctggttccaggacataggtggaccactaattgaatataatgattttatttatatattttgtcaccatacagattttatgtaactacataccttcaatatttaattaatttaatataatataataactttgtataatggcaaacgtttgggaacgaacgcatctaaatttgactatgtgaccccctcctggtgccaaagctggatccgcccttgcattGACTGGCCATACGTATTCACGGACGGTCGCTAGTAGTAGTTGGGCACCTGCATGCATGCTACGTAAATTTTccttttcaaatattaatttcgttAAATGATGTGACGCATGCTACAAAATAGGGTGTTTTTTGTCGTAAGCATAAACTGAATTGCTAATACGTCCACCAACTCTTATTAATCCTATATCGTCAAGAAATGGAGACAGAGATAGTATTTTACTTTTAGTTTGTAttggtttatttttaagtaagcaATCGCGTTCCACCGCAAAAGATTCGCCCTGCGCCACCGTACAAAGATAATGAAATGACGCATTCAATTCATCAACAGTCAAGATACCcgtaattttagtatttttattttttaagttatgtaTAAATCTTTTTACGTATGCAACTGTTCGTTGAAGCCTTGTAAATTTAgagaaattttcaaaattaattatgcCTTTGTCTATGATAACAGTGTTAGATTTTGTCTCGGGTAAATGATCAATTTTTTCGTTTAGCAGAGGCCATTCTGACTCGTCTTTAGTTAAGAAGTTAGGTCCACTCCACCATAATGGCATGTGTAGTAACTGAAGGGCATCCACCCCCCGCGAAATTACATCAGCAGGGTTTACTGCGGTCGGTACATATCGCCATGATGATTTATCTGAGAGTTGTATTATTTCGGCAACGCGATTAGCAACAAACacctttaatttatttgaattattgttTATCCACGCAAGTACTATACTAGAATCACACCAGTGCACGACGCGTGCAGGCGCATACCTAAGTGACTGCAATGTTGACCTACTTAGTTTGGCAGCGAGCAAAGCAGCGCACAGCTCTAAGCGAGGTACAGTCGTAGGCTTTAACGGTGCTACCTTGGACTTCGAAGTTAGTAATCTACAAGTGACTTGACCATGTTCGTCGATTGATCGCATGTATATACATGCTCCGTATGCATTTGGAGATGCATCACTGAATACATGCATTTCTATTTTTGTAGGCGAGTCGCACAAAACTCGTCTAGggatttctaaattttttaaaaacagcATACCTTTGTAAAATCTTTCCCACTCATTACTTATATCTAGTGGAACAGACTGGTCCCAATCCAGTTTATGTTTCCACAATTTTTGCAGCAACATTTTAGGTTGTATGATGAAAGGACTTAATAAACCCAAGGGTTCAAAAATCTTGAATGCATTAGACATAATTGAACGCTTTGTTCCAACATATGGTtcagttgtattttttataggAAAATGAAATGTATCATTTGTCGGACTCCATCCCAAGCCTAGAGTGCTCGACGATTCACTTATCAATAAGTTTTGTTGAATATTTTCGTTTGAGTCCACGAATAAGTTTTTCGAGTTACTCTTGAATTTACGGAGATTAAAACAACCGGTTCTTAATGCACGAGTAACTTCGCTCTGAATGTACCTTAACTGCTGTTCGTCGTCGGCCCCTGTGATAAGGTCATCGACGTAAAAATCatgttttattatagtttttataagtGAATCTTCATGCTCCTCCCCTAATTGAACTAAGCAGCGCGTGCTCAGATAACTTGCGCTCGCGGTACCGTATGTCAAAGTGTTTAACCGTAACGTTTTTATGTGCTCAGACTCATTGTCCCGCCATACAATAAGCTGCAAATCTCGGTCGGTTTCATCTACCTGAACTTGTCTATACATTTTCTCGATATCGCCagttaatatatatttgaaatgacGCGCTCGAATTAATATGCTAAACAATGAGTCTTGAACGTTAGGCCCCACCATCGAGATATCATTTAGAGAATATCCTGATGAAGATTTCTCCGAGCCATTAAACACGACGCGAAGCTTGGTGGATTCGCTGTCTTGTTTTAGAACAGCATGGTGACAGAGAAAGTAGGAAGGGACAGGCCTTGTTATGGTAGATTGAGACAAATGTCCGAGTGCAGAGTACTCATTTATGAAACTTGAGTATTCTGAACTCAATGTAGGATTGCGCCTGAACCTTTTTTCTAGACTGAACAATCGTCTTTTGGCTAGCCCGTAAGTATCGCCTAAGCGATCTGGGGAAGACGATAAGGGCAATTTAACGCAAAAGCGGCCATCTTCCAGTCTCTTAGTATTTTCTAAAAAGTGCCTTTCACAAAATTCATCATTCTCGGATTCAGTTTTGGCGAATGAAACCTCTTCCAGTTTCCAAAACCTTTCTAGCGAGCTATGTATTTCGTCTGACGTCATCGT contains the following coding sequences:
- the LOC101741017 gene encoding nucleic-acid-binding protein from transposon X-element isoform X1, which encodes MDDDDGGEGFSSAPVSAPIIMGKRRMKSSEYDESRKIKMTFIKNKRGLFKDHHALYEDLTKKEYPVLLQSSISQPNNRVPMDLLRINKALKNIQGVQYVKAAGNFFAKIYFGCARDANAFLLNVSFMELNNWTAKIPYDSIESQGIIRAPVELNEESLLVNLKASCTILGVKRFFKKQENGSDKPLQTVLVTFLASSHPDHVTYEHIWMPVSDYIRPVLQCFKCYKFGHGSGACKATQVCSICSGNHFYKECSTPNIFKCSNCSGPHSAVSYSCSVKAAKVAEVKNKIIGKQTSYAAILKTPVIKNPVTSSDIPISAKTPQDGPTTQKQMNGQAYSQKQFGNSNRVTTVCYTKYWVVY